The Pithys albifrons albifrons isolate INPA30051 chromosome 6, PitAlb_v1, whole genome shotgun sequence region ACTGACCTGCACGGGTAAGGAttccaaaaggaaaaggggGTGTTTCCTTCTTGGATGGCCGTGAGGAGCACAGCAAGCAGAGCAATGCTGGCCTCTGCTGGCAAGCAAAGTGACTCCACAACCCCCTGTTCCCCAAATACAGGGGGCCCACACGTAtgctgagagcaggaggggaaTGCTTGGAGAAGAGTTTGGGTGTGGAGGCTCTAACAGGGCCACAAGTGCAGCTGAAAGTGGAAGAGACACAAGCAGAGCACCTGGATTCTGTTTCCCAGGAAGTCTGACAAGGGCAAAAGTCCCACTCAGTTCAGAGTCTGCCTTTTTGGAAAGCTTATTCTGCCACTTGTAACCTTTCTGGAGGCAGCAAGGTGAGCTTTGGAGGTGCTTTGTGCCAGTCCCATTCTCAGCTGCAGATCCCAACTACCCACTGGTGAAACcttccagggtttttttgactATTCCATAGGTCATTCCTCCCACAGTCTGTCTCACGTTACTGTGTTAGGATGAGGATGTTTATTGttgcatttttaagtgttttgaaAGAACTTGGGCTTTGTGCTGGGGGGGGCTGCTGGTGTCTGATAATTAATTACTAAAATGCACAGCGGTCTCAGAACCCACCAAAAGTCCTGCTTGAAAAATGAGGCTTCTCATTTTTTTgcacacataaaaaaatcagatttaggCTCCTGGAGCtgatttttccctctctcctgcccatggctttctgtctttggATTGCAGTGAGCTCATATCACATCCCAGAATGGCATTGACACAGATGTGTGTCTAGACAGGCAATTTTAGGAGCTGTACAGAACTTATTGACTCAGCCTGCTGATGGCTTTGCTAGAAATCAGGTAATGGATGGGATGAGGCAGATACAGGAAAGCATCTCCCAGAGAAACCAGGCTAATGGGTGTTGGGtcaagaacagacacactgTGAAGCACCTGAGTGCTGGGAGGTTTTTGTGCCCTTCTGTGTCACAGCCCTTCAGCTCAGTGCAGGCTGGCAGATCAAGGACCTGTTTGAAGTTATTTAATTCCTGGCCATGGATTAATCTAAATTAATTCATTTACTTTAATTGTaattcagaattaatttcatatataattttataatttaaaatgtcacCTATAAGtgtaattatatttattttatattgacATTCTGTTTGTTGcatattattaataaaatacctatttatatttataaatttatatttttgtataaatGTATATTTTACTATAATAGTGTTTTAAATtgtcattattattatattactctgtaatatattatatataaaattataagctttattattatatttacatTGTTATTCATTACACcatattattatttctgtttagtaattaattttaatatatcaCTATaactaatatattttaatttataattaatCTAAATCACAAAACATTTCTCTAGTCAGGGAGAAAGCAGCTCTAAAGGTAACTGGGAGGCCTTTGCACTCTGCCAGAGTATTTTGCTGATCTCAGGTGATGCCTTCTCATATTTCATCTCCTCTGCCTGTCTGACATGGCTGAATGTTTCCATCCATCAATATTCCCAGAGCTGGCAAGATGTAAAATTCATCTCTGCTCAGTTTGGCAATCTGGTGAGGAGGAGCTTTCCTTCATTACAGACAGTTCTGCTCCCTCAAGGGTGAAAGCAGAATTGAAGCTGTTAAGAAAGTTCAagattaaaatttaattcttttatcTCATATTCAAAACTTTGAGTGTGCACCAAGGTCCCCAAAAGGGCTGACTCAGACCAGGATCAGTGCTTAGACATATAGATATGACTCATTAATATCCATTTCTTGCCCTTGGTATATCCTTTTGGAAGCCAAGCTTGGCAGGAGGGTGCCTGGAGAGAGAGGGCAAACCACTGTGGGCAGCCAAATCTATaatgaaaggaagagaaacactgcagggagctgtggtgGGCAGGGAAATGAGGGAATCCTGGAAGGGATGGATTGcatgagcagggagaggagagaccTGAGCTCTGGGCATGGCTTAGACCCAGACTTAACccaccctctgctctgctttcctgagtTTTGCAGCCCGAGGATATTTCACTCTGACAAGGGATAACATCCATTTAGCAGTCCTTGGTGTTTGATACAGTTGCTGGTGAGGGGTGTTGGTTTCCCCTTGGTTTCTCTGAAAGGTTAAACTGTGTAATTTcatcttctggttttttttccaaagactcACAACAAAGGGGATTCGACTTATATCCAATTTTTTGGACAGATGTTGATAAAACCAAGTGGTGAAGTGTTAAGTATTTGGTGAAACCAGAGCTGCAACTCGACTGAACACAACCAGAAGGCTGTAAAAACAATAATCCAAGTGTTCCCATGCTGTTCCAAACAGCCACTTAATTCCCATGGAGGCAGAGTTACTGGATTTTCATAGAGAAGCAGCACTGGCAGTTTCTGATTTTGGGAGTTTAtggatggggctggggctggaatCAAATGAGAAATTCCTCATAAATTGGATTGGATTTCAGACTCATGAATGTGTGCAAAGCAATTCCCCCATCACAAATTCTGCCTGTTCCATGCCAGAACTCAGCTCTCCTTGGCATGCTCTGAGAAAAGGGAGCATTAACCAGCTGAAGAGTCTCTTCCAAGAGTCTTTCTATGAGGGAAATGTGTCCAGTATAAACCAATATGAACGCTGAGTGTTCCATGTTAGCACTGATGGCTCGTGCTCAACACTTGGGTCTCTCCTGGAGCCAAGTGACTGCAAGTGTGGAAAAAAACTATACATGGGGCAGAGTTTTTGTGTTCCTGTGGGCAATTCCCAAAAATGCCCACAAAACCTGCTGAAATAACCCTCAATCCTTACTTGTTTCACTGGATGCCCTCGGAGCAGAGGCAAAGAAGAGGACGTCGATCAGGTCGGAGGCTGGGCCGCCACGGTACTGCTTGAGTGCAGTTAAAGCTCTGCCAAAGAAGGGAATATCCAGGTtacaggcagagcaggaattcTTCTGGAGACTCCCAAGGACCCAGAGATAGGCTTTGGGCACAGACAGAACTGTTCCAAAGCTGAACAATGTTACCCTACAAGACTAATCCCACCTAATTCCTGCATCCCGCAATGTTCCCACACACATGCCTGTGTTGGTCAGGCTTCCACTTCCCATTACTCCAGCTTGGTACAGCCAAATGTGCCTGTCCAACATGTTAACTCAGCAAAGAGCTACTCATTCCTCCTGCCAGGATGGAAAAAGGACCAGGAGAGTAGCAGAAGTGATGCAACTGCACCAAAATAGGCAGCTGGGAGAGCgacagagaagagcaggaaCCAACCAGCAGGTGGGTAAATTTAGGCTGTTGTGTGAATTATCCCAGTATGGATTCCCTCAGTGGGCAGCACAAAAAGGAAGGTGGGTACTTCCCCTCAGTGGAGCTGCTGTAGGAGCAAGAGGAGTGAGACGGGAAAGGAGAGGAACCAAGCCTTGTGAATAAACTGGGAAGTGTCTGGGACTAAACTTGGCAATTCTGACGTGGCTCtcagagccctgggcagaggggccCCAGCTGAGGCCTCACCTTTTGAGCCTGTTGTAGGTGACATCATTGGCCAACTTGAGCAGGCGGAAGGAGCGCTCGTGGTCCAGGCTCAGCTCCCCATCCCGGGGCTCCTCCAGGGCCACGGTCACTGCCTTGGAGGTGACACGTGTCACAACGCCAGTGGCCAGTGGGtcaccctgcccagctgagTCGTAGAGCCCCACGATGTCCCCTGCAAAGGCAAGTTTGGAGAGCGTGAGGGGGGGGAAAtgtgtggctgccccatccctggaagtgttccaggccaggctggacagagcttgAAGCAgactggtctagtggaaggtggccctgcctacagcagcaggtgggagttTAAGATTcgttccaacccaaaccatcccataATTGTGtgatctcttttcttcttttggaaAGACAGGAATGTCCCTTACCAGGCCCAAAGCTGTTGGAGGGCAGCTCGGTGTCCGAATCCCATTTCCTGGGCTGGAATGTGACGAGGAGACGCCCGTAGAGGCCAGTTCTCTGACTGGTGACCTGGAGTTTGAGCAAGCAGACACCTCTCCGCTGCAGTTCCTTCAGGGAGACGCTCTCCTGCCATGCCCTGGGAATCACACACACCAGGGAACACCATCGGGATGGGGCTGAGAGTCAAAGCTCCAGGTGACAGAGTGGAATGACCTTGCGCTGGCTCCTGACACCTCCATCATTGTGGTTGGGTAAGGGGGTCTAAGAGGGATACAGGTGAGCTGGTCCTACAGAGGTGAGTCCAGCAGGGTTTCTCATGGGGTGGTTTCCTATTGGGATGGGCTGGTTAGAAAGGTGGGATTGTAGCTGCGTTTCTATAGGTGACAGGAGGGTTTCCCCAGGTGACACTGAGTCCCAGGTGGGGGTCCCCCACAGTTTCCATAGGTGACAGAGGGTCCCAGCTGAGCGTCCCCCAAGTTTCAATAGGTGACACTGTGTCCCAGGTGGGGGTCCCCTAAAGCTTCCATAGGTGACACTGGGTCCCAGGTGAGGGTCCCCCAAAGTTTCCAAAGGTGACACAGGTCCCAGGTGGGGGTCCCCCAAAGTTTCCAAAGGTGACACAGGTCCCAGGTGGGGGTCCCCCAAAGCTTCCATAGGTGACAGAGGGTCCCAGGTGAGGGTCCCCCAAAGCTTCCATAGGTGACACTGGGTCCCACGTGAGGGTCCCCCAAAGCTTCCATAGGTGACACTGGGTCCCACGTGAGGGTCCCCCAAAGCTTCCATAGGTGACACCGGGTCCCAGGTGAGGGTCCCCCAAAGCTTCCATAGGTGACACTGGGTCCCAGGTGGGGGTCCCCCAAAGTTTCCGAAGGTGACACAGGTCCCAGGTGGGGGTCGCCCAAAGTTTTCATAGGTGACAGAGGGTCCCAGGTGAGGGTCCCCCAAAGTTTCCAAAGGTGACACAGGTCCCAGGTGGGGGTCCCCCAAAGCTTCCATAGGTGACAGAGGGTCCCAGGTGAGGGTCCCCCAAAGTTTCCGAAGGTGACACAGGTCCCAGGTGGGGGTCCCCCAAAGTTTCCATAGGTGACAGAGGGTCCCAGGTGGGGGTCCCCAAAGCTTCCATAGGTGACAGGGGATCTGGGTGAGGGTCGCTCCAGGTTTCCCACGGGTGAGAGCAGGTCCCAGGTGATGGCTCCTCAGGGTCCCAGGGGTGGGctccctctgctttcccacAGATGACAGCGGGTCCCAGGGGAGGGCCCCTCAGATTCCCACGGGTGTCAAGGAGTCCCTGCGTGTGTTCCCCCTCTACCCAGGATTGGAGGGCCCCCCTCCGGGTACGTGTCCCGGTCCGTACCTGCTCTGGGCCAGCTCCGCCTCCCGCTCCTCCCGGAGCAGTTCCAGGTGCCGCTCCGCCGCCTCCGCCGCCATGGCTGCCACGAGGCCCCGCCCACCGTCCCCTGTGAGCCCGCCCACTGTCCTCTGTGCCCCGCCCACTGTCCTCTGTGCCCCGCCCACTGTCCTCAATAGCCCCGCCCCGTCATTACCGCACCGCTTTGATCCCGCCGTGGCCCCGCCCCTTCCCCCGCCGTGGCCCCGCCCCACGCGGTTCCGGGTCCGCCCCGGGGTCACCGCGATGGCCGCGGCGGGAGCGCGGAGGGCCGGGGGTGAGATGGGCTCGGGcgcagggaaggagggagggaatgaGTGATCTGTGCCccctgctgggatgggaggaagggagggaggaagggagggaggaaaggaggaatcCAGCCCGCTGCTGGAccggaaggaaggaaggaaggaatgaagGACGGTGCTGGGATGAAAGGAAGGGCTCTGCTTTGCCTGGTGGTGGGGCAGAAGGACGGGAGGaaggagctctgcctgctgctgggaaggaaggagggaaggaagcaaTGAAGGAagaggctctgctgctgggatagagggaaagaagagaggaaggagctctgcctgctgctgggatggagggaaggaatgAAGGAAGAGACTACTGCTtggatggagggaagggaggagagagtTCTGCATGTAGGTGGGAAGTGGGAGAGAACGGAAAGGAAGAAGCTCTTGACTGCTGTGGGATGAAAGGAAGgatggaaagaaggaaggaaggagctctgcctgctgctaggagggaaggaaggagggagagaaggaagggagggaaggaaggatggaaggaaggagggagagagggaaggaaggaaaggaaggaaagaaggaaggaaggaatggaggaaggaaggggttCTGCTTTAGGCATGGAGGGAATGAAGGAAGATGCTCTGCGGGCTGCTGGGaagtgggagaggaaaaaaaaaggagctctgcctgctgctgggatggaagGAATGAAGGACAGAAagatgctgtggctgctgctgagatGGAGGGAAtgaataaaggaaagaaaggaagatgctctgcctgctgctgggatggagggaaggaaggaatgcACTTTGCTTCCTGCTGGGATGGAAGGAATGAAAGGAAggtgctctgcctgctgctgggatggagggaaggaaggaatgaaaGGAAGGGGCTCTGCCTGTTGctaggaaggaaggaggaagttcttcctgctgctgggatggaaggaatggaggaaggaagggctggTGAGGGTCTCCAATTCTGGCTCCTGGCCCCGGTGTGTCCCTGCCATCCATCTGGTGGATGAGCCCcagagctctccctgctgcagaaGTGGAAGGGGCCACTCAGGTCTTCCCCAGCATCAGCCTCAGGGCAGTCCAATGGCCAAGGGAATGTTATGGAAAAGGAGAATCAACTTGAGAGTTTTTCCCAGTCTGGTATAAACCCTTCAGCAAAATCCAGGAAATGGAATGGAGCAAAGACTCTTCAGCCTTCTCCttcctggctgggctgggaaggtTGTCAGggattggaaggggctgcccagggaagtggtggagtcccagtttctggaagtgtccagggaacgactggacatggcactcggtgctctgggctgggtggcAAAGTGGGGATTGGTCACAGCTTGGACTTGATGGcttgggaggtcttttccaacctgaatgattctggaattctgcaaaagcagctgcttcctgctttcatccttttccctctctccctccctttcagCCTTCTTGCTTTCGGCAGCAGTTCGGCACCGGAGTTCCCAGAGCACGTCACTGCAGGAAGGGTAAGGTCACGTGTCACTTTGccttttcccacctggaatGCTGGCTGGCCtcaggagggtggggagggcagCTGGTTTTCCTCGGGAAAGGAGGCTTGTCTGTACCCTTGTGCACTCTGTCACTTCCCAGTGTTTTGAATTCTGCCTGGCTTCCATCACCCTTTCCGGAAggatcctttccttttttttattttgtttttgcttcATCCCcggaagtgtccaaagccagatTGGACAGgttttggagcaacctgatgtagtggaaggtgtccctgcccatggcagagggtagaactggatgagctttaaggtccctcccaacccaaaccatcctgacTGCCATACCTGGTGAATTCCAGACTTGCAGCACAGTCAGATGGGATTAAGGGCCCAAGTGCTGCAGGACACCAAGAACCTTCAGGCTGGGCTTTTCCCAGCACTTTGGGAGCTGCTTGTTGTGCCTTTATTccatgccctgtgctgggatctcctgcaggactgagctgctgctggctgtgaccaggaGGGGACAGTGCAGGAGCACAGAATTCCTGTGGCAGGGAATAGCAGGGTGTACTGTTCTCTCTGTGGGAGGTGGCATCTTCCCACTGATCCTCAAGGATCAAACATCCTTAGATCTCTGCCTCTGACATAGTACCCCAAATCCTTCCTAAACCCTGTGAGGCCTCAAGGCTTGTGGTCCTGTACTCCCAGGTACTGTGAATTCCTGTTAAATTAAAGCCCCTTGGGATGTTTTGCTGGACACTGGAGTAAACCAATTTAATGTAATTGATTTTGAGTCAATTTTGCCTTCTTTCACTAGATCTCATGTTTATTCCTGAATATTTATTCAATTTGTGCATCCTGTGTTATTTATTGTGCATCCTGTGTGTCTATAGAGAGTGTGGATCTTGCCATGCAGGAAAACCTGAACTGCCCACCCCTGATGGGGATGGtattcactttttattttaggGTGGTATTTACTAAATGTTCAGATTTCACAAACCAAGACCTTTGTGTTCACCTCAGGGACTTTTCTAAGGCCAATCTCCCTCCTCTTGAAACCTCAGATTGGTTTTGTGGTATCACAGGTTCTTGCTTTATTGTTCACTATAATCTGATGCCTTTTGGTCAGGTATTTGTGAGTAAAATGCATTTGTACTCCCATGTCCTTtacctcctttcctctccctgtttTGCATCTCTTGGCAGTATCAGTTTGCTGCAGTGAATTTTACCTTCTCATTCACAGCCTTGTTGCCAAAACTTCCCTGTCTTCACCCCCATGGCCTGAAGTGCCAAAACTTCCAGATCCAGTGGAAGAAGCCAAGTATCATGCAGGTAAAAGTCTCAAGTCTATTCCTTCAGTGTTACCTCTGTGCCTGATTGAGTATAAATGTCTTCAGTTGGATGTACTTTGTGTTAATCACGtttttgtctgatttttcacatattttaatGTGACTGGAAttttgctccagctgctggtttTGGAGATTTGGGTTCAGTATGACCTGCCCTTAGTTTATGATACTTGTAACATCCCTAGAAAAATCTTACCTGATGTGATGTCTGGCAGGAAACATTAAAGAATatctataaaaaaaataaagcatgaaaCAAGCCTTTTGGAGAGGAGAAATCAGATATTTTCCATTTACTGGCTAAATCAAAGCTGGCAGGAGCAGTTGGATggatggtgggcacagggagagctgctgtATTTTATTGCATAAAACAGAACATCCAGCCAGGAGGAGCAGTTGGATGGTGGGCATAGAACAGACCTGCAGAGGTGGGACATAAGGAAAGGAGCTCCACATCTCCTCCTGATCTGTTCTGATCCTGCTTTTTGTCTCCTTAGTGCTTGTGGGATTGCTCAAGTGACAGATGGGGATCTGTCCCTGTGTGTGATGTAACCCAGAAGTGAACCATAAAGGGCTCAGCTTGAGTCCCTGGAGCCCTGTGGGGAGCAGGGTCCCATCCTCATGGATGGCCCCACCCCTGATGGATTCCTTTGGGATCCCTCCTGCTGGTGATGAGCCTTGCATCGTTATCTCCTGGCTGGGCTTATCCAAAGGGAACAGCAGTGAGAGCATTTCAGTTCTGCCTTTTATTTCCTGCTGGCTGTGGAAACAGCCGTGGATGTTTTAGGAAGGGTCGCTCCGTGTGGTGCTGAGATCCAAGCCAGCAATCACTTGATGTTTCCTGGCACTGGAGGTGTTGGAAGAGTTATCAACAACTCTTTATCCcggtgggagctgcagcagccactgccctgCAAAATTAATTTGTGTTCTTGCCTCTACCTGTAACAGTTTGTATCCTCTGGCTTGAAACTTGGAGCCTTTCCGAGCATTCCTGTAAGAATTGGGTTGGGTTTGCCTGCCTGCTGGATTCCTCTCTGTCCCAAAGGGATGTTCTGTTTacattccaagaaaaaaaaaagactcagcCACTTTTTAGGACAATGAGGAAAGCCTGTTTTTCTGAGCAGCCCAAGAGGTTGGGAAGCTGCTGTTTGGCAGTGGGATGGTGTCACTGAGCAACACCTTTTGGTGTTCCCATAAAAATTGGTCTGGGAAGCTGATCACGGAGAATGAAGTTTGTCCATATGCAGGACCTGGtctctgtcctgctcctggcacCACTCAGTGTCCATGTGGGAAGAGATTTTtctgggaaagagggagggacaGGTCACTCTAGTTCTTGCTTCAGGTACAAGTTCTCAGGCCAGGCTTTGTTCTGTGCTGGAGCCCTTTTTGCTGGTACTTTGCCAAGCCCTTCCCAACGTTCCCTTAGGCACTATTCAGAGTCCTGAGCTGTCTGCATATTGCTTGGAAGTGGAGAGAATCTGGAGGAAATCCTGCAAAGGCACGGAGCAGACTCTTTCCTGGAAGGCTTTATATCCCAGTACAGCACATTCTGGGATGCCTGAGGAACAGGCAGAGGGTCATCAGTGTAGAGTAGCTACACAGTGTATATACAAGATGTTTACTAATGTGTGGGTTTGCCAGCACTGAAAATACAAACGGGGATCAGTTTTAAGAAAGGGAAGCTCACAACTCTGGGAAATGACATTGCCAGTGACCCTTACTGAAAGATTCCTGGGAGATAATGTTTTGCAGAATAAAAACCCTATAATCCAGTGAGGTTATAGAGTGGTACGTTCATTCTGGGCCCAGAGGGCATGGGGATAACTCCTGGTTGAGCTAACAAAGggtttatatgcaagtaagttatatatatttatttttctttcatgcataaacattattttcttagagaaggcaaggttattataatgagtctcaagaactgatttccattttctccgcCTCATGTCACTCCTTCTTGCACctgtgctgttcctcctggTAATTCAGGGTGAGGGTCCTAGGTGGTCTTTGAGGATGAAGTAAGACATCTTACTCCTGtgaactttttaccttttgctcaaAACTGGTTCCAACCAGTCTTGTTGGCAACTTTAGTTGGTCTAATTGGACTTAgaagctggtagcccatggcttggacaagtgtaccctctcctggactaggagctggctggagggtcgggcccagagagtgctggtgaatggagctgcatccagctggtcaccagtggtgttccccaggggtctgtgttgggtccagtcctgtttaacatcttgattgatgatttagatgaggggattgagtccatcatcagcaaatttgctgctgacaccaagttgggagggagtgttgacctgctggaaggcaggagggctctgcagagggatctggagagactggagggatgggctgattcccatgggatggagttcaacaaggccaagtgcaggacctgcccttTGGCccccccaagccctgcagcgctccaggctgggcacagagtggctggagagcagccaggcagagggacctggggggactgagggacaggaagctcaacaggagccaacagtgtgcccaggtggccaagaaggccaatgggatcctggcctggatccaaactagcgtggccagcaggcccagggcagtgacccttcccctggactctgccttggggaggccacaccttgagtgttgtgttcagttctgggcccctcaggtcaggaaagagattgaggggctggagcggggccagagaagagcaacgaggctggagaagggactggagcacaagtgctgtggggagaggctgagggagctgggggtgttcagcctggagaagaggaggctcagaggtgacctcagcactgtctggaactgcctgaagggaagttctggccaggtgggggttggtctcttctcccaggcactcagcaataggacaagggggcaataggacaaggggaaatttaagttggctatcaggaaaaaattctttgcagagagagtgctcaggcattggaatgggctgcccagagagggggtggattccccatgcctggaggtttttaacctgagcttggccatggcactgagtgccatgatctggtaaagggactggagttggaccaagggttggacttgatgatctcggaggtcttttccaacccaatccattctatgattatcttgttcttttgacatgttttctgatttatcatgggttatcctggctgttttaattGGCCTGGGCCCCTTGGTATTGCACCTTCAAGGACAGTGTGTGAGTTTTGCTACTTGTTACCCAGTGAACTTCATATTACTAAGCAAATTTCATGACAAGTATAAGAgcataagtaaaataagaaaataagtattatCATTAGTCCTAGGTAaataagcataaacaaaataGGCATAAACAAAATGAGCATAAGTAGAATAAGCATAAGCAAAATAAGCATCATAAGccctaagtaaaataaacaaaggctctcccttcccctcctcccgTCAATAAGAGTTCTGGGGGGAGAGCAGGGTGGCTGGGTTAGTTTTACCAGCCTCTCCCACCTCTCTGGGGGCCCTGCCCTGATCCCTCCCTGCTGTTTGCCAACAGAGGTGGTGCAGAAGGTGAATGGGATGATCTCCGCGGGGGAATATGGGCGGCTCTTCGCCGTCGTCCATTTCGCCAGCAAGCAGTGGAAAGTCACCAGTGAAGACCTGATCATGATGGACAACGTGCTGGAGGCTGAGTGTGGAGACCGAATCCGGCTGGAAAAGGTGATGATGCACCGGCACAGATTCCCTGCAAACGTTCCTGGAGGCAAAACCCGTCGTCAGCTTTAAACCCACGTTCCCTGTGGGATCTCCCGCCCTCACTCCAGCTCTTTGCTTTGTTCCAATTCCTTGGTCTTGTTCCAGTTTCAGTTAGTGATAATATTGTTGTGATTTCTGTTCAGCAGGGTTGGAGTTAGTCTTGCCAGACTCTGCAGGGAGACAGATTTTTGTTGTCCAAACTtcttccaaaaaaagaaaatgacagtTGTTGTTTCCAGAGACTGCAGCGAAAGCCTCTGTTTGCCTTGAGACTGCAATAccccaaatcacagaatcatttaggttggaaaagatctgtaagatcatcaagtccaacctctAAATCCTTGCAGGGCTCCTGGAGGGATTGTCACTCCTCAGGGCTCTGCAAGATCCTTATCTTGCTGAACTGGGTGGAGGCAGAGGGATGGAACAATTGCCAAGATCCTCAGCCTTGGACAACCAGCAGGATCTTGCAGAGGCTCATTAATCCAAACTGGAAGGCAATACTGGGGAGTGGGATTCTGTTGGC contains the following coding sequences:
- the MRPL21 gene encoding large ribosomal subunit protein bL21m isoform X2, with translation MAAAGARRAGAFLLSAAVRHRSSQSTSLQEGLVAKTSLSSPPWPEVPKLPDPVEEAKYHAEVVQKVNGMISAGEYGRLFAVVHFASKQWKVTSEDLIMMDNVLEAECGDRIRLEKVLLVGADDFTLIGRPLLGKDLVRVEATVIEKTESWPKINMRFWKRHNYQRKKIIMNPQTVLRINTIEIYPCLS
- the MRPL21 gene encoding large ribosomal subunit protein bL21m isoform X1, with the translated sequence MEGRNEGRDYCLDGGKGGESSASFLLSAAVRHRSSQSTSLQEGLVAKTSLSSPPWPEVPKLPDPVEEAKYHAEVVQKVNGMISAGEYGRLFAVVHFASKQWKVTSEDLIMMDNVLEAECGDRIRLEKVLLVGADDFTLIGRPLLGKDLVRVEATVIEKTESWPKINMRFWKRHNYQRKKIIMNPQTVLRINTIEIYPCLS